In Peptostreptococcaceae bacterium, the genomic window ATCAACTCATCCTTTATTGCTCCGGAAAGAGCTAATTTAATAGCTGTATTTTGATTTTCGAACTTTGGCCACAATATGCCTGGCGTATCGAACAATTCTATATCCTTTTTAATCCTGACCCATTGTTTCCCACGTGTTACACCTGGCTTGTCACCTGTTCTTGCACTTTTCTTTCCTACCAGCTTGTTTATCAGAGAAGACTTCCCAACATTAGGTATGCCAATTATCATGATACGAATAGCTCTTTTTTTCATTCCCTTTTTCTTAAGCTTTTCAAACAAACCTTGTGCGGCATCTTCAACCTCTTTTAGCAGTTCCTTCGTGCCTTCTCCAGTCATACTGTTTATATTTACTACTTTGAATCCTTTTTCTTTATAAGAATTTTGGAATTTATGCAAAACACGCGGATCGGCCAAATCCATTTTATTGATTGCAATAATCTTTGGCTTATTTATAAAAAGAGTGTCTATTTGCGGATTTTTGCTTGAAAACGGGAGCCTAGCGTCGATGATTTCAATAAC contains:
- the ylqF gene encoding ribosome biogenesis GTPase YlqF, whose protein sequence is MNINWYPGHMKKTRELIQENIKLVDVVIEIIDARLPFSSKNPQIDTLFINKPKIIAINKMDLADPRVLHKFQNSYKEKGFKVVNINSMTGEGTKELLKEVEDAAQGLFEKLKKKGMKKRAIRIMIIGIPNVGKSSLINKLVGKKSARTGDKPGVTRGKQWVRIKKDIELFDTPGILWPKFENQNTAIKLALSGAIKDELIPFNEAARWLISFLRENYRGSISSRYEGVDESASITEIIEAIGKKRGCILKGGVVDLDRAVYILVDDYRRGRLGRIVLDRLDGE